The genomic DNA AGGATGCCGAGAAGGATACCGAGAAGGATACCGAGAAGGATACCGAGAAGGATACCGAGAAGGATACCGAGAAGGATACCGAGAAGGATACCGAGAAGGATACCGAGAAGGATACCGAGAAGGATACCGAGAAGGACGCCGAGAGGGATGCTCATTCAACCAGTTAGTTctattctctttctttttccttATCTGAGGGATTTGGTTTGCAGactatatattcttttaaattgttTGGAAGACAAGATGACATACATGCGGATGAGGGATGGATTATCATTTAGTTTTCATTTAATGGTGTACTCTTTCCAACTATTGGTTTTTCTAAGAAACTTGTCAATTTCTATTCATATTCTGTgacttctttttctctttttgaaatCATAAGTGTTCATATAATGATTTTGGTGATTTCTCCATGTTTTGGGCATAACCAAAGTGATAGTCCTCTTTGGCATCATATCATCTGCATTTTTAGAGCTGCTTTTGTAATTGTTCTGCATCTAGAGCttgatcttcttcttttatCATTTCCTTTAAAAAAACTTGGTCATAGTTTGTCCAAAACCAAGAATCCGATTGTGGGCCCTCAGCCCCCCTTCATCCTTTTGTTAAACCTTCATCCTAGTCACAAATTTGTCAACCAATtgatatataaaagaaaaaaccaaatttgaagCCACCCTATGATTTTCGGGTGTTGGCCTAGTTGTTGTAAAGAATAAATTCCCTCTATTTCAGCAGAAGCAATGTAAAGTAGGTTGAGGATGATGTAATTAAAGATGCCAACCCCTACTAACTAACTTTGTTTTCCCTTTCTTTTCTAGTTGTATCAAAACATAAGACTCCTCtcctaataaataaaagtatattcgctTTGAGTTTGAGTGAACTCGGTCAATTTCCAACATCGTCAAAGGTGCTTGTTGCAAGACCTTCTCTCTTAGGGGATTTGTTTTCTGGATGTGGTTTGTTTAGGTACAAGGCCTTGTTTGGCCATTTGCAAGTGTGATGACATACACAATTTTGACAATTCCGATTTTTGGGTAGGtggttttgtttgaattgtataGAAAATGACAAGAGATGGAGTCAACATCTCTTTTGGCAAGGGACCATGTGAGAGACCATGCGTATATGGAGCAAGGTTTTGGTTTCAATAAGGTCTTATGGAAATGGACCACTTTGGTGGATCATGACTCTTTTAACTCTATTTCATGTTGTTTAGGTTGTTGGTACAAATTGTCGATACATGTACTTCAAATAACAAACACTCAATTTTGCGCCCAATTGAACGAATACAAATAGAAACACAATTTGGTGAAAATGATAGAAACACGGGATCTGTGGTTTATCGCGAACATCGACACGAAGTAGGAAGCACTAGCATTGCATTGGAAAAGGCATCAATGAGGAGAGAGTTCCTCTCGGAAGGACCAAGTTGTAGACTCTTCTTAACTTTGAGAATCAACCCAGAATTATTTGATTTGCTGGGAAGAATCCTCTTTAGAACATAATATCCATTGTATATCAACCAGctaatattgatataataatgtgCAAAAATCACATTTCCCATACAATACATACTTTTATCCCTATTAAATATTCATGACATATCATAATAAATCTGCACATTTTATTTTCACAGAGAAGATAAAGGTTTAGTCTAAAAAGTCAACTTCTTGAGGGATAAGGCAGTAGAATAGAATTAGACTTGAAAATAGCAgtctaacttaaaaaaaaaaaaaaaaaaaccatagtTGAAGATAGTTTGAGACTACTTTTCCCTTATAATATCtaaacttttataatatatatatatatatttttttaatttggaagCTAGCATGTCATCCGCTTCAATTTAAGATGTTATAAGTATAAGTTGGAATTCTATTAATAGAagaaatatcataaaaacaaatacatttCAAAATCGGTTTGTATACTATCAATCAAAAACATCTAcaatatctaaaatttaaaacaattaagaaTACATAAAAGAGGATGACTCaagtgtaaaaaaaaaatgtaagatcaTACAAGCCCTAGTTAATACTATACTTCCCTTGAATTGGAAGGATAAATCCATCCATTATCCATTCATTAATCCAACAAACAAAGCCatcatcttaattaattattaatactaattccaatataaaaaattcatatttggTGAGACACGTATCAACCACTTCTCATCCATCATCTTTCCTTGTCCCAATTACCATAATCCAATTTGtgtaaatatatgaataaatctttctttaattcattaattatccCTACATACTAGCTTGCTacatacattattattattaattaattaattctatatTATCTCTGCCTAACCCTCAATAATTAGACAGCAAATACATATACATTATGGATGATTCATGATCAAATAATAATGAAGTaacaaaaattaagaaatgGTCCGAAGTCTAATGTCAACTATGTCATGGCAACCACTCTATAAGTCCCTATCTTTGTTAGTTCAATATAGCTGCATGCCAACCTCCATCCATATAAATAAACCCTTTTTTATACAACACTTTTGTTccttcaaaaacaaatattgcTTCATTTTTTCCATACCCTTAATTTAGCCAATAATGGGTATTAGAGCTACACCAATATTGGTCGAGCCATTTTACATCCTCGTCTCCAATCTCCTCACCCTCCTCCTCCCTCTTTCGTTCCTCCTCCTATCGAGGGTCGCAACCCAAAACTATTTCTATACATTGGGTGGCGAACAATTGATTCGTAGGCGTCGTTCATCTGATCTTATCTTCTCCGAGCACGTGTTTCACACCACACGCCCAATTATTAATCTCGTTATACATTTAGTTGTTTCAATCCTCAGCATTGCATCTCTCAGCCATGGCCTTAGTAGTAAGCTCGGAAGGAGTCATCGTCAATTGCCCGCACGTTATAGTGGTGCCCGCTTGCATGCCTCGTGGTTTTTGCTATGCGTAGTTCAAGTGTGCGTGGGAATTGGCATTGAGGAGAGTATAGCTTCCGGGGTTGAATATGGGGAAAGCAAAGGGACTACGGGTTTTGTGAGTAGAGTCATATTCTTCTTAGGGTTACACGAGACGATGATGTATTGGTCGAGGGTTGTTGTGAAGCCGGTGGTGGATGAGACGGTTTATGGCGAGCCGAAGAAGGATGGGAGATGGGTGGAGAAGGTGGCGGTGGCGGCTAGCTTTGGTGGATTGTGGTGGTGGAGATTGAGAGATGAAGTAGAGGCCATGGTTGGTGTGGTTGAGGCTAAGAAAGTGTTGCTTATGGAAATTGGGATTTTGGATTTTGTAGGTTGGTGGCTTTATTACCTAACGGTTACAATAGGAATTGTGAAGGTGGTAAAGAGTACTTTATGGGTGGGGATAATATTGCTTTTTGAAAGGAGATCAGTCGAAGCAAATCCGGATCATCATGTATTGCATTACTATAGAGATGATCatgatgataatgataatgatcatgatgataatgataatgaacATGAACTAAAGGtctaatattttagttataaacCATTTTATATGATACtcttattataattagttaaaactAACATGAAGAGTatgttcaaataattatttgtgtttgtTGGTCGTGGAAATGGTTGAAAATGGACCATTAATCTAAagttatgataaattaataaataatatataatggcACCCGAGCAATAATACTTCTAATCAGCAAATCGGCCCCATGTTTGGGATGCCTAAGCCTAAAAAACGTGATTTTTGATTgctaaaaaaattgataaaaaaataagtttttgtgagatttgaactcatgacaaaataataattttatgttttcttcCTAAACCATTAGGCAAGatctatttatgtttaaaaaattataaaaacttattatttattttatttaatgggctGGTTACCCAACCCAATCAGAGAAATTAATGTTTTGCattcaatttgatcaaatgtcagttttttttttttcctagtATGCAT from Impatiens glandulifera chromosome 9, dImpGla2.1, whole genome shotgun sequence includes the following:
- the LOC124916627 gene encoding uncharacterized protein LOC124916627; translated protein: MGIRATPILVEPFYILVSNLLTLLLPLSFLLLSRVATQNYFYTLGGEQLIRRRRSSDLIFSEHVFHTTRPIINLVIHLVVSILSIASLSHGLSSKLGRSHRQLPARYSGARLHASWFLLCVVQVCVGIGIEESIASGVEYGESKGTTGFVSRVIFFLGLHETMMYWSRVVVKPVVDETVYGEPKKDGRWVEKVAVAASFGGLWWWRLRDEVEAMVGVVEAKKVLLMEIGILDFVGWWLYYLTVTIGIVKVVKSTLWVGIILLFERRSVEANPDHHVLHYYRDDHDDNDNDHDDNDNEHELKV